In a single window of the Pontibacter russatus genome:
- a CDS encoding nitric-oxide reductase large subunit codes for MKYSKLWLGFIAVIVGSFAVLGYYGSEIYREAPPIPKQVVTASGKVIFTLEDIQDGQNVWQSVGGQELGSIWGHGAYVAPDWSAEWLHKEAMFFLDTWAMQEKGVKHDELDEELQAMLQARLQKQIRANTYDPATGVLTISDLRAEAIAGVSAHYTALFTDDPALANYRDAYAMADNTVKDPERMRKLNAFFFWTSWACVTERPGLAITYTNNWPAEKLVANEPSSDLIIWTGFSVIILIAGVGLLAYYYASNKEDEIDHSRLPKQDPLLGLKATPSMKATLKYFWIVTALILVQVTLGVVTAHYGVEGQALYGFPLADYLPYSITRTWHVQLAIFWIATSWLATGLYIAPAVSGHEPKFQKLGVDFLFICLLIIVAGSLAGQWYGVMQKLGYTENFWFGHQGYEYVDLGRFWQIFLLVGLFLWLGLMVRAIMPAFRNDVEGRHLLGMFLISSAAIAIFYASGLMWGQHTNLAIAEYWRWWVVHLWVEGFFEVFATVVIAFLFVRMGLLETKMATATVLFSTIIFLFGGIIGTFHHLYFSGTPTSVMALGATFSALEVVPLVLIGFEAYHNLQISRATQWIKAYKWPIYCFIAVAFWNLVGAGVFGFVINPPIALYYMQGLNTTPVHAHTALFGVYGVLGIGLMLFVLKGLSARRRWKDGVISFAFWSINVGLMLMVLISVLPIGLLQTWASVEYGLWYARSMEFMQTDTMEILRWLRVVGDTIFAGGVVALAWFIIGLKTGWSLEEDTDVSMEDYPSVKSKEGTR; via the coding sequence ATGAAATACAGCAAACTCTGGCTGGGATTTATCGCCGTCATCGTCGGCTCCTTTGCCGTGCTCGGGTACTATGGCTCCGAGATTTACCGGGAGGCTCCTCCCATTCCGAAACAAGTCGTGACTGCCTCCGGCAAGGTCATCTTTACGCTGGAAGACATCCAGGACGGGCAGAACGTGTGGCAGTCCGTCGGCGGGCAGGAACTGGGGTCTATATGGGGCCACGGCGCCTACGTAGCGCCCGACTGGAGCGCCGAGTGGCTGCACAAGGAGGCCATGTTCTTCCTCGACACCTGGGCGATGCAGGAGAAAGGCGTGAAGCACGATGAGTTGGACGAGGAGCTGCAGGCCATGCTGCAGGCCCGCCTGCAGAAGCAGATACGCGCCAACACCTACGACCCGGCGACAGGCGTGCTCACCATCTCCGACCTGCGCGCCGAGGCCATCGCTGGCGTGAGCGCGCATTACACCGCCCTCTTTACCGACGACCCGGCGCTGGCAAATTACCGCGACGCCTACGCCATGGCCGACAACACCGTGAAGGACCCGGAGCGCATGCGCAAGCTGAACGCCTTCTTCTTCTGGACATCCTGGGCCTGCGTGACCGAGCGCCCCGGCCTCGCGATTACCTATACCAACAACTGGCCCGCCGAGAAACTGGTGGCCAACGAGCCCAGCTCCGACCTCATCATCTGGACGGGCTTCAGCGTCATTATCCTGATTGCGGGTGTCGGTTTGCTGGCCTATTACTATGCCTCCAACAAGGAGGATGAGATTGACCACTCCAGGCTGCCGAAGCAGGACCCGCTGCTGGGCCTGAAGGCCACGCCGTCTATGAAGGCGACGCTGAAGTACTTCTGGATAGTGACGGCCCTGATACTGGTGCAGGTAACCCTGGGCGTGGTGACGGCGCACTACGGCGTAGAGGGGCAGGCCCTGTATGGCTTCCCGCTGGCTGATTATCTGCCCTACTCCATCACCCGCACCTGGCACGTGCAGCTCGCCATCTTCTGGATTGCCACCTCGTGGCTGGCCACCGGTTTATATATAGCCCCGGCCGTGTCGGGCCATGAGCCGAAGTTCCAGAAACTGGGCGTTGATTTCCTGTTCATATGCCTGCTCATTATCGTGGCGGGTTCGCTGGCCGGGCAGTGGTATGGCGTGATGCAGAAGCTGGGTTACACTGAAAACTTCTGGTTCGGCCACCAGGGCTATGAGTACGTGGACCTGGGCCGCTTCTGGCAAATCTTCCTGCTGGTGGGCCTGTTCCTGTGGCTTGGCCTGATGGTGCGCGCCATCATGCCTGCTTTCCGCAACGACGTGGAGGGCCGCCACCTGCTGGGCATGTTCCTCATATCCTCTGCCGCCATCGCCATCTTCTACGCCTCCGGCCTGATGTGGGGCCAGCACACGAACCTGGCCATAGCTGAATATTGGAGATGGTGGGTAGTGCACCTGTGGGTAGAGGGCTTCTTCGAGGTGTTTGCCACCGTGGTGATTGCGTTCCTGTTTGTGCGCATGGGCCTGCTGGAGACGAAAATGGCGACGGCCACCGTGCTGTTCTCCACCATCATCTTCCTGTTCGGCGGCATCATCGGCACGTTCCACCACCTGTACTTCAGCGGCACGCCCACCTCGGTGATGGCGCTGGGTGCCACCTTCAGCGCCCTGGAAGTGGTGCCGCTGGTGCTCATCGGCTTCGAGGCCTACCACAACCTCCAGATCAGCCGCGCCACCCAATGGATAAAGGCATATAAGTGGCCCATCTACTGCTTCATCGCCGTGGCCTTCTGGAACCTGGTGGGAGCGGGTGTGTTCGGTTTCGTCATCAACCCGCCGATTGCGCTCTACTATATGCAGGGGCTCAACACGACGCCGGTGCATGCGCACACCGCCCTGTTCGGGGTATATGGCGTGCTGGGTATCGGCTTGATGCTGTTCGTGCTCAAAGGCCTCTCCGCCCGCCGCCGCTGGAAAGATGGCGTGATCAGCTTCGCATTCTGGTCCATCAACGTGGGGCTGATGCTGATGGTGCTCATCAGCGTGCTGCCCATCGGGTTGCTCCAGACCTGGGCCAGCGTGGAGTACGGCCTGTGGTACGCACGTTCCATGGAGTTCATGCAAACCGACACCATGGAAATCCTGCGCTGGCTGCGCGTGGTGGGCGACACCATCTTCGCGGGAGGCGTGGTTGCGCTGGCCTGGTTTATCATCGGCCTGAAAACAGGCTGGTCCCTGGAAGAGGACACTGACGTTTCCATGGAAGACTACCCCAGCGTGAAATCAAAAGAGGGCACCAGGTAG
- the nosD gene encoding nitrous oxide reductase family maturation protein NosD, with amino-acid sequence MRNFSNYNLLLTCTLALLLWAPVASGSTLKVCKTCVFTSVKQAVQKAGAGDTVLVNGGIYKESKIEIKKPLTLIGQNNPVIDGNFTGQLITVLADHVTIQGFTLQNVATSYTRDDAAIRVMGRNNIRIRGNTILKTYYGIYMQNSEKVEIKDNVVVGENADKTESSLGNAIHLYYTDEVNITGNNVQGHRDGIYLEVVKNSQVHRNTSHKNMRYGLHFMFSDGNTYTYNTFRNNGAGVAVMYTRNVRMEHNTFEDNWGAASYGLLLKEINNSHIYNNVFRRNTTAIHMESSSQLDIRNNDFARNGWAIKLMTTCIEDTFRLNNFTGNSFDVSTNGKSQYNHFENNYWEKYTGYDLDRDNTGDVPYRPVSLYAMLVEQVPPAVMLMRSFMVDLMDNMEKVLPSIIPEQLVDERPLMKRIDHDNDRKLVQVLR; translated from the coding sequence ATGAGAAACTTCAGTAACTACAACCTTTTACTTACATGCACCTTGGCATTGCTGCTGTGGGCACCGGTAGCTTCCGGCAGTACACTGAAAGTGTGTAAAACCTGTGTGTTTACCTCTGTGAAGCAGGCGGTGCAAAAGGCAGGTGCCGGCGACACGGTGCTGGTGAACGGCGGTATATATAAAGAGTCTAAAATTGAGATTAAAAAGCCGCTCACGCTCATCGGGCAGAACAACCCGGTGATAGACGGCAATTTCACAGGGCAGCTTATCACGGTGCTGGCCGACCATGTGACTATCCAGGGGTTCACACTCCAGAACGTGGCCACCAGTTATACCCGCGACGATGCCGCCATCCGGGTAATGGGCCGCAACAACATCCGGATACGCGGCAACACCATCCTGAAAACCTACTACGGCATCTATATGCAGAACTCGGAGAAGGTGGAGATAAAGGACAACGTGGTGGTAGGGGAGAACGCAGACAAAACCGAGTCGTCGCTGGGCAACGCCATCCACCTGTATTATACCGACGAGGTGAACATAACCGGCAACAATGTGCAGGGCCACCGCGACGGTATCTACCTGGAGGTGGTGAAAAACAGCCAGGTACACCGCAACACGAGCCATAAGAACATGCGCTACGGCCTGCACTTTATGTTTTCGGACGGCAACACGTATACCTATAACACCTTCCGGAACAACGGCGCGGGCGTGGCCGTGATGTACACCCGCAACGTACGGATGGAGCACAACACCTTCGAGGACAACTGGGGCGCCGCTTCGTACGGGCTCCTCCTGAAAGAGATAAACAACAGCCATATATATAACAACGTTTTCCGGCGAAACACCACGGCCATCCATATGGAGAGCTCGAGCCAGCTGGATATAAGAAACAACGATTTTGCGCGCAACGGCTGGGCCATCAAGCTGATGACCACCTGCATTGAGGACACCTTCCGGCTGAACAACTTTACCGGCAACTCCTTCGATGTGAGCACCAACGGCAAGTCGCAGTACAACCATTTCGAGAACAACTACTGGGAGAAGTACACGGGCTACGACCTGGACAGAGACAACACCGGGGATGTGCCCTACCGCCCCGTGAGCCTGTACGCCATGCTGGTGGAGCAGGTGCCGCCAGCGGTGATGCTGATGCGCAGCTTTATGGTAGACCTGATGGACAACATGGAAAAAGTGCTGCCGAGCATCATACCCGAGCAACTGGTGGATGAGCGGCCGTTAATGAAGAGGATAGACCATGATAACGATAGAAAACTTGTGCAAGTTCTACGGTAA
- a CDS encoding nitrous oxide reductase accessory protein NosL: MKKSVEYLTGLLLLLLLLAGCKVEPKPIAYGAANCAHCSMTVADNRYGAELVNDKGKAYFFDSAECLAAYINEQPEQGQKAAFLLVTDYARPGQLVDARAAYFLQSEALPSPMGMNLTALADAATAGKMQQEHGGQVLDWDQVLLAVRNDEKLQ, translated from the coding sequence ATGAAAAAGTCAGTTGAGTATTTAACGGGCCTGCTGCTCCTGCTTCTTTTGCTGGCAGGCTGCAAGGTGGAGCCGAAGCCGATTGCCTACGGGGCCGCCAACTGCGCCCACTGCAGCATGACCGTGGCTGACAACCGCTATGGCGCAGAACTGGTAAACGACAAGGGCAAGGCGTACTTCTTCGACTCTGCCGAGTGCCTGGCCGCCTATATAAACGAGCAGCCGGAGCAGGGCCAGAAAGCGGCTTTTCTGCTGGTAACGGACTATGCCAGGCCCGGCCAGCTGGTTGATGCCAGGGCCGCTTACTTCCTGCAGAGCGAGGCGCTGCCAAGCCCGATGGGCATGAACCTGACTGCGCTGGCAGACGCGGCAACCGCAGGAAAAATGCAGCAGGAACACGGCGGGCAGGTGCTCGACTGGGACCAGGTGCTTTTAGCCGTTCGAAACGATGAGAAACTTCAGTAA
- a CDS encoding c-type cytochrome, with protein sequence MKNQAEKVKKMIMKPLQFGAVALLCGAMLVGCSSGDTENTAADEQEEVGLASQAAEAPVEDDGKGVGPVKTVEVGEGIDEALAAEGKTIFEGKCSACHQLTDQKIVGPGLAGVTERRKPEWIMNMIINPEVMTKEDPTAKKLLGEHLTQMTNQNITEEDARALLEFLRQNDTKG encoded by the coding sequence ATGAAAAATCAAGCCGAGAAAGTGAAAAAAATGATAATGAAGCCTTTGCAATTTGGAGCAGTGGCCCTGCTTTGTGGTGCAATGTTGGTTGGTTGCTCCTCCGGAGACACTGAAAATACTGCTGCAGACGAGCAGGAAGAGGTAGGGCTGGCCAGCCAGGCCGCTGAGGCACCTGTAGAGGATGATGGCAAAGGCGTGGGCCCGGTTAAAACAGTAGAGGTGGGAGAGGGTATAGACGAGGCGCTTGCCGCCGAGGGCAAGACCATCTTTGAGGGCAAGTGCTCTGCCTGCCACCAGCTGACCGACCAGAAAATAGTAGGGCCTGGCCTGGCCGGCGTTACGGAGCGCCGCAAGCCGGAGTGGATCATGAACATGATCATCAACCCGGAGGTGATGACCAAGGAAGACCCTACTGCCAAGAAACTGCTGGGCGAGCACCTGACCCAGATGACAAACCAGAACATTACGGAAGAAGACGCCCGCGCGCTGCTGGAGTTCCTGCGGCAAAACGACACTAAAGGTTAA
- the nosZ gene encoding Sec-dependent nitrous-oxide reductase, with the protein METLINKLKKAAPRATLLMALAAGSTLQSCGDPDTKGNAKDDAVASNAAEAVYVAPGEHDELYSFLSGGFNGQVSVYGLPSGRLLKIIPVFTQFAENGYGYNEESKAMLQTSHGFVPWDDLHHPKLSRTDGMADGRWLFVNGNNTPRVARVDLKTFETVEIMEIPNSAGNHCSPYPTNNNEYVLAGTRFSVPLDMKGGTQDVSLSDYKDKFRGSISFIKVDPEHGDMELDFQILVPGFDYDLANGGKGPSNDWVFFTTYNTEKSATLKELGASQNDRDYLAAINWKLAAKYAAEGKAKEMPANYYHNKMDHGSHTAKSTVKKTVRYLLPEDCPGMMYLLPAPKSPHGIDVDPTGEYMVVNGKLASSLPVFSFSKMQKAIEDKDFDGEVNGIPVLKYESVLKGEVKEPGLGPLHTEFDGKGNAYSTMFVSSEVVKWSLEDLQVKDRMPVYYSPGHLMIPGGDTREPYGKYMVVMNKITKDRFLPTGPELMHSAQLIDISGEKMKMILDFPTVAEPHYAQAIKADLVAPNSVKFFKLDENTHPEAVKNEKDVSMTRNGRTVKVNMTSIRSHFTPDNIEGVQVGDTVLFHVTNLEQDWDVPHGFAVMGANNAETLIMPGATQTLRWVPKQAGIFPFYCTDFCSALHQEMQGYVRVSPRGSNVPITFSTGEKKPVPPASASVN; encoded by the coding sequence ATGGAAACCCTGATCAACAAATTGAAAAAGGCGGCGCCCAGGGCAACGCTCCTGATGGCCCTGGCAGCCGGTTCAACGCTGCAAAGCTGTGGCGACCCCGACACTAAAGGCAACGCGAAGGACGATGCCGTCGCTTCCAACGCCGCCGAGGCCGTGTATGTGGCGCCGGGCGAGCACGATGAGCTGTACTCCTTCCTGTCGGGCGGCTTCAACGGGCAGGTGTCCGTATATGGCCTTCCTTCCGGCAGGCTGCTGAAAATCATCCCGGTTTTCACGCAGTTCGCGGAGAACGGCTACGGCTACAACGAAGAGTCGAAGGCGATGCTGCAGACCTCGCACGGCTTTGTGCCCTGGGATGACCTGCACCACCCCAAGCTGTCCCGCACAGACGGTATGGCTGACGGCCGCTGGCTCTTCGTGAACGGCAACAACACGCCCCGCGTGGCCCGCGTGGACCTGAAGACGTTCGAGACCGTGGAGATCATGGAAATCCCGAACAGCGCCGGTAACCACTGCTCGCCCTACCCGACCAACAACAACGAGTATGTGCTGGCCGGAACGCGCTTCAGCGTGCCCCTCGACATGAAGGGCGGAACGCAGGACGTGAGCCTGAGCGATTACAAAGACAAGTTCAGGGGTTCCATCTCTTTCATCAAGGTAGACCCGGAGCACGGCGATATGGAGCTGGACTTCCAGATACTGGTGCCTGGCTTCGACTATGACCTGGCCAACGGCGGGAAGGGCCCATCCAACGACTGGGTGTTCTTCACTACCTACAACACCGAGAAGTCCGCCACGCTGAAGGAGCTGGGCGCGTCTCAGAACGACCGGGACTACCTGGCGGCGATTAACTGGAAACTGGCAGCCAAGTATGCGGCAGAAGGCAAGGCGAAAGAAATGCCCGCCAACTACTACCACAACAAGATGGACCACGGCTCCCACACCGCCAAGTCTACGGTGAAGAAGACGGTTCGCTACCTGCTGCCCGAAGACTGCCCGGGCATGATGTACCTGCTGCCTGCGCCCAAGTCTCCGCACGGTATCGACGTGGACCCGACCGGCGAGTATATGGTGGTGAACGGTAAGCTGGCTTCTTCGCTGCCGGTGTTCTCCTTCTCCAAAATGCAGAAGGCCATCGAAGACAAGGACTTTGACGGTGAGGTGAACGGTATTCCGGTGCTCAAGTATGAGTCTGTGCTGAAAGGCGAAGTGAAGGAGCCGGGCCTCGGGCCACTGCACACCGAGTTCGATGGCAAGGGCAATGCGTACTCTACCATGTTCGTGTCTTCTGAGGTGGTGAAATGGAGCCTGGAAGACCTGCAGGTAAAAGACAGGATGCCGGTGTACTACTCTCCCGGCCACCTGATGATACCTGGTGGCGACACCAGAGAACCCTACGGCAAGTATATGGTGGTGATGAACAAAATCACAAAAGACCGCTTCCTGCCAACCGGCCCCGAGTTAATGCACTCTGCCCAGCTGATAGACATCAGCGGCGAGAAGATGAAGATGATTCTGGACTTCCCAACGGTGGCAGAGCCGCACTACGCACAGGCGATCAAAGCTGACCTGGTGGCCCCGAACAGCGTGAAATTCTTTAAGCTGGACGAGAACACCCACCCGGAGGCGGTGAAGAACGAGAAAGACGTGAGCATGACCCGCAACGGCAGGACGGTGAAAGTAAACATGACCTCCATCCGGAGCCACTTTACACCTGACAACATCGAGGGTGTGCAGGTGGGCGACACGGTGCTCTTCCACGTGACGAACCTGGAGCAGGACTGGGATGTGCCGCACGGATTCGCGGTGATGGGGGCCAACAACGCCGAGACGCTTATCATGCCGGGCGCCACTCAGACCCTGCGATGGGTGCCGAAGCAGGCCGGTATCTTCCCCTTCTACTGTACTGACTTCTGCTCTGCGCTTCACCAGGAGATGCAGGGATACGTCAGGGTTTCTCCGAGAGGATCAAACGTGCCGATTACGTTCTCTACCGGAGAGAAAAAGCCGGTACCACCAGCCTCAGCCTCTGTCAACTAA